In Phycisphaerae bacterium RAS2, the DNA window ACGACCTGCCCGGTTGTTTTCAACTTCGATATGCCGTGATGCGCGCGATGGCCGAACAATCGGCCCGGGCGCAGTCCGATTGACCGCGCGACGCATGCCGTGTTCGCGCCGAAAACACTTCATCAAAGGGAGAACGTCCATGCTGACTCGACGATTGATCGCCTTGACCGCCGTGCTGACTCTCGCCGCGCCGCTGGCCGGCTGGGCGTACTATCAGCAGGAAAAAGACAAGCCATCCGAATCGCCGGAGCAACCCTCGGCCGCACAGATGGCCGAGATGATGGCCAAGGCCGCGAAGTTCACACAGCCGAGCGATCATCACAAAGTGCTTGAGCGCTTCATCGGCAAGTGGACGCATGAATCGCGCATGTTCATGGGCGGCCAGGCGACGCCCCCGGAAAAGGGATCGGCCGAGAGCAAGTGGATGATGGATGGCCGATGGATGCAGTCGCAGACCAAGGGCACGATGATGGGCATGCCGATGCAGGGCTTCCTGGTCATGGGCTATGACAACTTCAAGATGAGCTACGTCGGCACGTTCATCTCATCGATTGACACCGCCATGCTGCGCTTCGAAGGCGACCTGGACCCCAGCGGAAACGTACTCATTCTTTATGGCACGCTCGACGAGTACCTGACCGGCGAACACGACAAGATGGTCAAGTATGTCTGGCGGTTCGAGGGCGATGACAAGATCATTTTCGAGATTCGCGACCTGCCGATCGGCGAGAAGAACACGAAAGTCATGGAGATCGTCTCGACGCGCGTGAAGTGAGGCTTACCCAGGCTTCCATCTCTTCGGGAGACATCGCCATGGCCCAATTCAGCGTTCGCCGAACCATTGCCGCGCCGATTGAAGCGGTCTTCGCGCAGGCTGCTGACTTCGCCAATGCGCCCAAACACGTCAGAGGCATCAAGCGCGTTGAAATGCTCACCGACGGGCCGGTGCGGGTCGGCACGCGCTTTCGGGAGACGCGCGTCATGTTCGGCAAGGAGGCCACCGAGGAGATGGAAGTCGTCGCGCTCACCCCGCCGCACGGCTACGTCCTGGGGAGCGAGACCTGCGGCTGCCGCTATCGCTGCGAGATTCGTCTGACCCCAGCGGCGAACGGCACCGACGTGGTCATGAACTTTGACGCGCAGCCGCTGACCTTCTTCGCGAAGATCATGTGCAAGCTGATGGGATTCATGATGAAGTCGGTGTCCAAGGCGTGCGAGCAGGACCTGGAAGACCTGAAAGCGGCGGTCGAATCCCGCCGGGCCGCGACCTGACGCGATCCGATCACAGCGGCGTACGCCACGACCCCCGCGCGGAGAAACCGTTGGTTCCCGCCATCGCGTGATTGACTCGACCATGCATCATGAACACTGCAAGAGGGCCTAGCCCGCGGTTGCTGCAGGTTTCTTTTTTGCCGGAGCGGCGTTGTCCGCCGGCGCGCCTTTGAGCGACTCGGGCGTGACGACGAATCGAATCATCCGCTCGTCGGTCATGTATTTCGCGGCGGTCGTCTGAAGGTCCTTCGCGGTGAAGGTTTCGAAGACGCGGGGCAGATCACGCAGCTCGTCCAGCTCGTGCTTGCGATAGATCATGTCGCCGAGCTGGTTGTGCCACCATGACGGCTCTTTCATGGTCGTTTCCAGCCGGGTCGCTGTCTGCTTCTTCGCGGTCGCCAGTTCCTCGGGCGTCGGTCCGTCCTTCGCGAAGGCGCGCATCATCTCGATGACGGTGTCGGCGAGCTTCGCACCGTTTTGCGGATCGGTCGGCGCGATGGCGATGATCATGCCCGTGTCGGGAATGACCTGCGCCGCCTGGCTGCTGCACCCGATGCTATAGACCAGTTGCTCCTCCTCGCGAATGCGCTTCACCATTCGGTCGGAGAGAATCCGCGACACCAGTTGCAGCTTGCGCCGGTCGGCCACGTTCGCATCGTCGCAACCGAGGAAGCCGCCCAGCGCCGTCGCCTTGGGGGTCACGCTCTCAAACACCGCGTCGGCCTTGTACGGACCGCTGCCGCGTTCGATCTTCCGCAGCTTATCGAGGCAGTCGAAGCCCGCCGACCGCTGCGGCAGCGCGCCGAGGTACTTCGCGCACAGCGCCAACGCCGCGTCGGCCTGAATCTCGCCCACGACGGCCACCTCCATCGGCCTTGTCGCCACGATGCGCTGGAACCACTTCAGGCCGGTATCGGGCTTCATCTTTTCCACCTGCTCAGCGGTCAGCGGCGTGAATCGCACGTCGGCCCCGTACACCGTCCGGGCCATCAGCTTCGTCATGTGACCCTGGGGCGTTTTCTCCATCTGTTCGATCTGTCGCAGGCGCGACATGTACCAGTTGTCGTACGCCGCCTGCTCCAGCTTCGCGTCGGTGAGAAGTGCATACGCCAATTGAAAACCGGTCTCCAAGTCCGCCGGCGAGCCGGTGATCGAAATCGTCAATGTGTCCGAACCGACCCCGCCGCGCACGTTGACGTTCTTGCCTGTCAGGATGTCGGTGATTTGCGTCGACGACAGACGGCTTGTCGCCGGCCGATTCAGGATGATGCTCGCCACTTCGCTCGCGCCGCGGTTCTCATCGGTCTCTTCGATCGAGCCGCCGGGCATCGTCAGGCTCACCAGCACCGAGTCCTTCTTGTAGTCCATGAACCGGTGATGAACGATCACACCGTTGGAGAGCTTGGCCGTCGTGATTTCCAGTTGAGCGTCGACGCGCTTTTCCGCCACGTCCCCGCCGGCCGGCAGCTTCGACAGCAGTTGTTCATTGCCCGCCGACTTCGTGGGCGGCTCGACCTTGCGCGACCACGCCTCGGCCGCCGCCGCGAGCACGTCCTTCTCGCTCGGCAGCGCTTCGCCGTCCTTGGGCTCCGGCATCATCAGGCTGTAGCTGTAATTCGGCGTCTTGTAATTCTCCGAAAACACCATTTGCACTTCATCAACTGACACATCCTTCAGAATCCGCTCGAGCAATTCCAGATTCTGCGCCGCCGAGAGGATCGGCTCGTCCTGGCCCACCGCGCTGCTGAATCGGTTCACCAGTGCCGAAGCGCTCAACGTTTTCTCGGTCTGCACCGCGCGCCGGGCATTGGCGAGCAATTCCTTCTGCGCCAATTCAAGCTCGCCCTTCGTGAAGCCGTGTTCGCAGGCCCGATGAATTTCAACAATCACCTGTTCCAGCATGGCGTTCCAGTCGGCCGGCTCGCCCATGGCCAGCGCGCGCGGCGTGATCGCATCGTGCTCCATGCTGCCCACGCTGACCCCGGCCCCACGGAACTTGGCCGTGCCCGCGTTGACCATCTCGCGCAGCCGACGGCTGACGATCCAAGTGCCCATGTTCTCAATCTCGTTGAAGCGAAAATCGGCAAACGTCGTCATCGGTTTGCGGCCGGGGCGAATGCACAGCATCTGCACCTGGGCCATCACCTGCTCCGGATCGCTCAAGACGATCGCGCGCGGCTTGTCCGGCGGGTTCTTCCCCGGTTCGATGCCCGTCTTGCCCGGCTTTCGCGCCGGTCCGCGCGGCGCGAGTTCACCCAGATGCTTCCTGGCGGCCTTCTCGATGTCGGACGGTTCAATGTCGCCGACGACGATCAGGGTCAGGTTCTCGGGGCGGTACCAGGTGTTCCAATAGTCGTCGAACTCGGCCTTGGGGAAAGCGGCGATCTGCGACTCATCACCGATGACATCGTGCCGCGACACCTTCATGTCGGGAAACATCAGGCGGCGCCATTGCTTCTGCAGCCGCTCCTGGGCACTCTTGCGGGCGCGCGACTCCTCGAGAATGACCTTGCGCTCTTTGTCGATCTCGTCGGCATTGAGCAGCAACCCGCCGGCGTAGTCGGCGAAGATCGTCAGGGCATCGGCGACCGTCTCCGGCTTGTTGTCCGGCATGTTGAGCTTGTAGACCGTCTCGTGTTGATTGGTGTGCGCGTTGGTGTCGGCGCCGAACTGCATGCCGAGCTTGTTCAGGTGCGGCACGAGCGTCCCCGGCGGATAGTGCTTCGAGCCGTTGAAGGCGAGGTGTTCCAGAAAGTGCGCCAGGCCGTTCTGCTGGTCGGTCTCGTTCAGCGCGCCGGTCTTGACGTGCAGGTAAAGCGTGACGCGCCCGGGCGGGTTCTGATTCTTGCGAACGATGTACTTCACGCCGTTGTCGAGCTTGCCGTAGGTGTTGTTCGGGTCGCGCGGCAACTGCTCGGCCGATGCGACCGCGGGCAACCAGACACCCACCGCCAGAAATGCAACGAATAATCGCCGAATCAACATGGTACGCTCCTGGGTTCGAGAGATCGGTCCAATCGGCCGCCCGCCACAGCCGCGGAGGATTGTATCACGGAGACAGGTTGGCACGAAGGCATCGAGGGATAGGGTCCATCGAACATGGCTCACGGCTGGGAACGGTGCGTCGAGGACGCACCCTACGGTTGATTGTCAATCCAACTGCTTTCGGAACCGCGCGACGCTGACCGCAAAAATGACCGCGCAGCACGCGACCAATCCGGCGATCGACGACAGCAAATCCGTCGCATACGCCGCGCGGGTGATGACGCCGCGCAGAATCTCGATGAAATACGTGACCGGCAGCACAAAGCCGGCGAGATACAGCGGCAGCGGCATCTCCTGCCGGGGAAACATGAACCCCGACAGCAGCACCGACGGCAGCATGACCAGAAACGACAGTTGCATCGCCTGCAACTGCGTGCGAGCAATCGTCGAGATCATCAGCCCCAGACTCAAGGCCGTGACGATGAACAGGCTCGACAGCGCGAGCAACAGCCACAGACTCCCGTTGATCGGCACGCCGAACAGCGTCGTCATCAGCACCAGCACGATGAGCAGCTCGCCGAACGCCATCACGGCGTAGGGCACGAGTTTGCCGAAGAGCAGGCCCAGCCGGCCGACCGGCGTCACGAACAGCTGCTCAAGCGTGCCGTGTTCGCGCTCCTTGACGATGGAGAAACTCGTGAGGAAGACAAGCACGAGCTGCAGGATGATGGCGATCAGCCCGGGCACGAAAAAGTGCGAGCTTTCCAGGTCGGGGTTGAACAGCATGCGCGGGCGGGCCTCGATCGGCAGGGCGACGCGGCCTTTCTCGTCGCGCGCGGGGCCGACCTGCAACGATTCGCCGACGAGCCGCGCCCGGCCCAGCGCAAGCTGCCCGACGATCAGGTTTGCGGCGTTCATGGCGGTCGTGGCGACCTGCGAATCGCTGCCGTCGATCAGGAATTGAACGTGCGCCTGTTCGGCGCGCAGAAGGCGGGCAGCGTAATCCGCGGGGATGATGACCACCGCTTTGGCGCTTCCGCCGGCCAGCGCGTGCCGCCATGCCTCGCCGCTGGTCACTCGCTGGGCCACGCGAAACGTGCGCGAGGCCTCCAGCGCCTCCACGAGCCGGCGGCTGTCCTGCGAGCCGTCGAGGTCGTGTACCACGAGCGGAATGTTCTCAATGGTTGTCTCGATCGCGTAGCCGAAGATCGTCAGTTGGAGCGCGGGCACGATGAACGTGAAGAAGATGGTCGAGCGGTCGCGCCGGATGTGCGCGAACTCCTTGGACAGGATGGCGCGAAAGCCCCTCATGCCGCCCCCTTCGTCTCTCGCGCACGGCTCAAGGTGACGAAAACATCCTCCAGCGTGGCGCCGGTCGGCACGATCGTCGCGTCGGACTCATCGGGGGCGAGCTGCTTCAACAAGTCACCTGGCGCGATCATCGACTCCGCCAGGACATGCAGCATGTCGCCGAACATCGTCGCGTCATGCACCGGCGCCAGCCTGCGCGTCGCTGCCAGCGCCTCGGTCGGCCGACGGCACTGCACGAGGTACCGCGTCGTGCCGGGCGGCGTCACATCGGGGAGCGCCTTCAGTTCCGCGGGCCGTCCCAGCGCGATCAGCCGCGACGCGAGAACATACCCAACGCGCGTGCAGCGCTCCGCTTCGTCCATGTAGTGCGTCGTCACGAACATCGTCACGCCGCGGTGGGACAACTCAAACAACAAGTCCCACAACTCGCGCCGGGCGACCGGGTCGATCCCTGCGGTCGGCTCGTCGAGGAACAGCAGCTCCGGCTCGTGGATCATCGCGCACGCAAGCCCCAACCGCTGCTTCCACCCGCCCGACAACTGCCCCGCGAGCCGGTGCACGTACGGCCCCAATCCCGTCAGGTCGATCACGGCCTGTTCGCGCGCTCGCATGCGATCTCCCGTCAGGCCATAGATACCGCCGTAGAATTCCAGGTTTTCCTTCACGGAGAGGTCGGCATAGAGACTGAACTTCTGCGACATGTAGCCGATGCGCGGTTTGACGTCCTCCGGGTGTTTGCCAATATCAATTCCCAGCACGGAGCCGCTGCCGGCGCTGGGCCGCAGCACGCCGCACAACATGCGGATGAGCGTGGACTTGCCCGCGCCGTTCGGCCCCAGCAGCC includes these proteins:
- a CDS encoding Polyketide cyclase / dehydrase and lipid transport; translation: MAQFSVRRTIAAPIEAVFAQAADFANAPKHVRGIKRVEMLTDGPVRVGTRFRETRVMFGKEATEEMEVVALTPPHGYVLGSETCGCRYRCEIRLTPAANGTDVVMNFDAQPLTFFAKIMCKLMGFMMKSVSKACEQDLEDLKAAVESRRAAT
- a CDS encoding Peptidase M16 inactive domain protein, with amino-acid sequence MLIRRLFVAFLAVGVWLPAVASAEQLPRDPNNTYGKLDNGVKYIVRKNQNPPGRVTLYLHVKTGALNETDQQNGLAHFLEHLAFNGSKHYPPGTLVPHLNKLGMQFGADTNAHTNQHETVYKLNMPDNKPETVADALTIFADYAGGLLLNADEIDKERKVILEESRARKSAQERLQKQWRRLMFPDMKVSRHDVIGDESQIAAFPKAEFDDYWNTWYRPENLTLIVVGDIEPSDIEKAARKHLGELAPRGPARKPGKTGIEPGKNPPDKPRAIVLSDPEQVMAQVQMLCIRPGRKPMTTFADFRFNEIENMGTWIVSRRLREMVNAGTAKFRGAGVSVGSMEHDAITPRALAMGEPADWNAMLEQVIVEIHRACEHGFTKGELELAQKELLANARRAVQTEKTLSASALVNRFSSAVGQDEPILSAAQNLELLERILKDVSVDEVQMVFSENYKTPNYSYSLMMPEPKDGEALPSEKDVLAAAAEAWSRKVEPPTKSAGNEQLLSKLPAGGDVAEKRVDAQLEITTAKLSNGVIVHHRFMDYKKDSVLVSLTMPGGSIEETDENRGASEVASIILNRPATSRLSSTQITDILTGKNVNVRGGVGSDTLTISITGSPADLETGFQLAYALLTDAKLEQAAYDNWYMSRLRQIEQMEKTPQGHMTKLMARTVYGADVRFTPLTAEQVEKMKPDTGLKWFQRIVATRPMEVAVVGEIQADAALALCAKYLGALPQRSAGFDCLDKLRKIERGSGPYKADAVFESVTPKATALGGFLGCDDANVADRRKLQLVSRILSDRMVKRIREEEQLVYSIGCSSQAAQVIPDTGMIIAIAPTDPQNGAKLADTVIEMMRAFAKDGPTPEELATAKKQTATRLETTMKEPSWWHNQLGDMIYRKHELDELRDLPRVFETFTAKDLQTTAAKYMTDERMIRFVVTPESLKGAPADNAAPAKKKPAATAG
- the ybhS gene encoding Inner membrane transport permease YbhS — its product is MRGFRAILSKEFAHIRRDRSTIFFTFIVPALQLTIFGYAIETTIENIPLVVHDLDGSQDSRRLVEALEASRTFRVAQRVTSGEAWRHALAGGSAKAVVIIPADYAARLLRAEQAHVQFLIDGSDSQVATTAMNAANLIVGQLALGRARLVGESLQVGPARDEKGRVALPIEARPRMLFNPDLESSHFFVPGLIAIILQLVLVFLTSFSIVKEREHGTLEQLFVTPVGRLGLLFGKLVPYAVMAFGELLIVLVLMTTLFGVPINGSLWLLLALSSLFIVTALSLGLMISTIARTQLQAMQLSFLVMLPSVLLSGFMFPRQEMPLPLYLAGFVLPVTYFIEILRGVITRAAYATDLLSSIAGLVACCAVIFAVSVARFRKQLD
- the ybhF_2 gene encoding putative ABC transporter ATP-binding protein YbhF codes for the protein MSDPVIRTDGLSRCFGAFYAVRELSLTVDRADVFGLLGPNGAGKSTLIRMLCGVLRPSAGSGSVLGIDIGKHPEDVKPRIGYMSQKFSLYADLSVKENLEFYGGIYGLTGDRMRAREQAVIDLTGLGPYVHRLAGQLSGGWKQRLGLACAMIHEPELLFLDEPTAGIDPVARRELWDLLFELSHRGVTMFVTTHYMDEAERCTRVGYVLASRLIALGRPAELKALPDVTPPGTTRYLVQCRRPTEALAATRRLAPVHDATMFGDMLHVLAESMIAPGDLLKQLAPDESDATIVPTGATLEDVFVTLSRARETKGAA